The window AGATCAGACTAAGAGTCAGCTAATTACGAGATAAACTGCGAAATATTACATAAATTATCTTAATTTATGCTTGCAAAAAGTACCAAGTAATCTATAAATAGCTTGCAAAAAGTACTAAATATCATAATATTATCAATGTGAAACGCCTCATTGAAAAAAAATTAACTAATTGGAGATTAGTAAAACCGCGTAAGCCATTGATTTTACGTGGTGCGCGACAGGTCGGCAAAACCTTTACGCTTAAAGAGTTTGGTAAAAGAGAATTTCGCAATTGCCACTATCTCAATTTCGAAGAAAATACGCGACTGGCTAATATATTTGCAGTTGATTTAAATCCAAAACGTATACTCAATGAGCTGCGTTTTTTGCTTAATCGCGACATTGATGTTCGAAGTGACCTGCTTATATTTGATGAGATTCAACAATGCGGGTGTGCTCTAACTAGTTTAAAGTATTTTTGTGAAGAACTACCTGAGTTAGCCATTTGTGCAGCGGGTTCACTTTTAGGGGTGATCCTTAGCAATGAATCATTTCCTGTCGGTAAAGTTACGTTTTATGATTTATACCCAATGAATTATCATGAATTTCTTTTGGGTATCGGTGAAAGAGAACTTGCAAATTTACTTGCAACTCACAATATTTCAAGTCCATTTCCAATAGCAGCGCATGAACGATTTTGGGATTTATGGAAACATTATCTTGTTGTTGGTGGGTTGCCGGCTGTGGTTATGGCATATGCCAAACATCATGCTAATTTGTTTCAAGCAATTGTTAGCGTTCGCAAACTGCAAAGCGACTTAATAAATGCTTATAGTGCTGATATTGCAAAACATAGCGGCAAAACCAACGCCTTGCATGTTGATAGGGTTTGGCGAAATGTGCCGCAACAATTAGCTCGCACTATTGATGACTCTGCACCTAAATATCGTTTTAAAGATGTCTTGCCCGGCATACGTGGATATGAACGTTTAAGCGGGCCTATTAATTGGCTTATCGGCGCTCGCTTAATAATTAAAACAGCAATTGTTGAAACAGCATCACTGCCGCTTTCGGCATATGCATCAGAGAACAATTTTAAATTATATTTTTTTGATGTCGCAATGTTAAGCGCTATTAGCAATTTACCAGCGCAAGCAATATTTGATTACAATTTTGGTAGTTATAAAGGATATATAGCTGAAAATTTTATTGCCCAAGAAATGCTAGTTAATGAATGCTTAGAACTTTATTGTTGGAAGGGGCGAACTTCAGAAATTGAATTTTTATACTCAAATGAAAATGAATTAATACCTATTGAAGTTAAATCAGGCAAAGTCACCAATTCAAAAAGTCTTAAAGTGTTTATTGAGAAATATCACGCAAAATCAGCTTATGTGTTTTCGGGGCGTAATAGCGAAAAACAAAACGACCGTATAAATATTCCATTATATGCTGCTGGTGAATTTTTTAGGCGTTTGGGCGAATAATAGTTTTATTGATTTAATTTTATAGTGCGCTGCATCTAATTTACATAAGAGAAGTATAATATCTAGAAATATTAAAAATAAAATGTTATCAGGCTGTTAATTTGGCATTAGCATTGGTGGCATTAAGCAAACTATAGCCAAATTTTTAAACTAAAAGCAATTGGGGGTCGGTATGGCAAAAATTACACTTAATACCGATAGCTGGCCGGTAAGTTTAATGACCGTAGAAGGCTTGGCCGATGAAGAATTGCTACAAGAATACAAAAAATTATCGATTTCACTGGTTAAACGAAAACAAAAATATGTAAATATTATAGATATACGTGAATTAACGTTTATACCTGATGATATTCGAGTAGGTTTTGCTTTACATTCGCGTGATGATGCACACTTATTTAAACAACATTATATTGGTACGATTGCAGTATTAGGCAGTAGGTATATGCATACTATCGTTACCGCAATTAGTTGGTTGCATCCATTTATTGAAAAAGTTGCATACTCTGCCATTCTTGAACATGCCGAAGATATTGCACGCAAGTGGCTTAAAGAAGAAAATATTGAGTGGAAAGGTTTAAGTAAAAAATGAACTAATTTGTTAATAATACTCACAATCGTGGCGATGTGTTTAAAAGACACTCCCTCATTTAAGTCTCCCATTTGTACGACACTCCCTTTTAACTCCCCGATTTTTTCTCCCCGATGCTTAGTAAGACAAACTACATCGCCAACGATTGTGAATTTTGATGCGTTATGTTTGCCAAGTGTCATGCCAATACCCAAAATTTGTTTTCAGTAGTCTATACAGCAGTAATTGTGCCAAAATTTACTTTGCTGATTTTATTGAGTTTTATTTTTCAAACAGCCTGAAACTGCACTATGGTGTGGAATTTTGCTGTACTATGGTGTGGAAGGCTATAGAAATATAGAATGACGATTCAATCTCTTAACAAAAATACCAATAAAAACATATAGATAATACGATTATGGGAAGATTGATAATTAACAAATTCCACACTATGGTGTGGTTAGTTGGTTTTTATATGCACGTCCAAAGGCAATACCAAGTTTACGCATGCGTTTGCGCAGGGTCGAAGGTTTAACCCCAAGAATTTCAGCGGCTCCGCCGGGACCCTCTACGCGGCCGTCAACCTGCTGCATTACGGTTAATAAATGACGACTAATAGTTTCATCGAATTTGCTAATATTGAGACGCTTGGCGAGATGTAATGCATATTCGTCCACATCGATATTGTTACTAGTAAATAGAAACGGAAATGATAACGGCCCTTGCGGATTACTAATTAGTGCGTGCGCTATGGCATTTTCAAGTTCACGCACATTGCCTGGCCATTCATAGCCAATTAACTCCTCAAGCGCACCTGGATCTAACATGGCATTGTTTGGCAATT of the Deltaproteobacteria bacterium genome contains:
- a CDS encoding ATP-binding protein, which encodes MKRLIEKKLTNWRLVKPRKPLILRGARQVGKTFTLKEFGKREFRNCHYLNFEENTRLANIFAVDLNPKRILNELRFLLNRDIDVRSDLLIFDEIQQCGCALTSLKYFCEELPELAICAAGSLLGVILSNESFPVGKVTFYDLYPMNYHEFLLGIGERELANLLATHNISSPFPIAAHERFWDLWKHYLVVGGLPAVVMAYAKHHANLFQAIVSVRKLQSDLINAYSADIAKHSGKTNALHVDRVWRNVPQQLARTIDDSAPKYRFKDVLPGIRGYERLSGPINWLIGARLIIKTAIVETASLPLSAYASENNFKLYFFDVAMLSAISNLPAQAIFDYNFGSYKGYIAENFIAQEMLVNECLELYCWKGRTSEIEFLYSNENELIPIEVKSGKVTNSKSLKVFIEKYHAKSAYVFSGRNSEKQNDRINIPLYAAGEFFRRLGE